The following proteins are co-located in the Bacteroidales bacterium genome:
- the rfbC gene encoding dTDP-4-dehydrorhamnose 3,5-epimerase — MKIIETGFNGLVILKPTIYKDSRGYFFESFNQVVLKNAGIEFNPVQDNESKSSKGVIRGLHYQLMPSAQTKLIRVVEGKIFDVALDIRKESLTFGKWFGIELDSETKDQFLIPKGFAHGFSVLSDVAVIQYKCDNVYNPQLERGISLNDPELDINWKLGSATPVISDKDLKHPSFRDAEYNF; from the coding sequence ATGAAGATTATAGAAACAGGATTTAATGGCCTGGTAATACTAAAACCAACAATTTATAAAGATAGCAGAGGATATTTTTTTGAAAGTTTTAATCAGGTAGTCCTTAAAAATGCAGGAATTGAATTCAATCCGGTTCAGGACAATGAATCAAAATCTTCAAAAGGAGTCATACGAGGTTTACACTATCAGTTAATGCCTTCTGCACAAACTAAACTGATCAGAGTCGTCGAGGGTAAAATATTTGATGTAGCTCTTGATATTCGTAAAGAGTCTCTCACTTTCGGAAAATGGTTTGGTATTGAACTTGATTCCGAAACAAAAGATCAGTTCCTGATTCCAAAAGGTTTTGCTCATGGATTTTCCGTATTAAGCGATGTAGCTGTTATACAATACAAATGTGACAATGTCTACAATCCGCAGCTAGAAAGAGGAATATCCCTTAATGATCCGGAACTTGATATTAACTGGAAACTAGGTTCAGCCACTCCTGTAATTAGTGATAAAGACCTTAAACATCCATCTTTCAGGGATGCTGAATATAATTTTTAA
- a CDS encoding ribonuclease Z: MKLTILGSSSALPTSERYPSAHVLNAHERLFLIDCGEGTQMQLRKNKIRFGKINHIFISHLHGDHIFGLYGLLSSFSLMGRKTPIHLYAPENYQIMLRSHLSDFDINLSFEIDFIPLKGKDPFLILDDKYLTVTAFPLQHRVPAFGFLFREKLSDRNIIKEKIDEYQIPSVRIPAIKKGEDFIKPDGSVIPNSELTLPPPEPLSYAYCSDTSYFKRLASFIKGVSLLYHEATFDKSLNKLAEITGHSTTLDAAKTALNAGAGTLIIGHFSSRYKTISFLVEESREIFPDTYAAIDGKSYEVGKIAGP, encoded by the coding sequence ATGAAGCTAACCATACTTGGTAGTAGTTCTGCATTGCCGACATCAGAAAGATATCCCAGCGCTCATGTGCTCAACGCACATGAGCGCTTATTTTTAATAGACTGCGGTGAAGGAACCCAGATGCAGCTCAGAAAAAACAAGATCAGATTCGGAAAGATTAACCATATATTTATAAGCCATCTGCATGGCGACCATATCTTCGGACTATACGGCCTTTTATCATCTTTCAGCCTTATGGGAAGAAAGACCCCGATTCATCTTTATGCCCCTGAAAACTATCAGATCATGCTGAGGTCACATCTCAGCGACTTTGATATCAACCTCAGTTTTGAAATCGACTTTATACCGCTTAAAGGGAAAGATCCTTTTTTAATTCTGGATGATAAATATCTGACTGTAACAGCTTTCCCTCTGCAGCACAGGGTTCCTGCATTTGGGTTTCTTTTTCGGGAGAAATTATCAGACAGGAACATTATAAAAGAAAAGATTGATGAATATCAGATACCCTCTGTCAGGATACCCGCAATTAAGAAAGGAGAGGATTTCATAAAGCCTGACGGATCGGTAATCCCGAATTCCGAACTTACATTACCGCCACCTGAACCGCTATCTTATGCATATTGCAGCGATACAAGCTATTTTAAAAGACTGGCCTCATTTATTAAAGGAGTATCTCTTCTTTATCATGAAGCTACTTTTGATAAAAGCTTAAACAAGCTGGCAGAGATAACAGGCCATTCGACAACTCTGGATGCAGCAAAAACTGCACTTAATGCCGGTGCCGGAACTCTGATTATTGGCCATTTCTCATCGCGCTACAAGACAATTTCATTCCTTGTGGAAGAGTCCAGGGAAATATTCCCGGATACTTATGCTGCCATAGACGGAAAGAGTTATGAGGTGGGCAAAATTGCTGGACCTTAA
- the rpsA gene encoding 30S ribosomal protein S1 produces the protein MKAEHKSPATAEEFDWDAFESEEKRTSPKYKQLESLYDETLSTVAVDEVVIGTVIQMTSREVVINIGYKSEGVVSLNEFRYNPNLKVGDKVEVYVESQEDKKGQLLLSHKKARAINSWDRVNASLEKDEIITGYIKCRTKGGMIVDVFGIEAFLPGSQIDVKPIRDYDVFVGKTMEFKVVKINQEFKNVVVSHKALIEAELEQQKKEIIAKLEKGQVLEGTVKNITSYGVFIDLGGVDGLIHITDLSWGRVNHPEEIVQLDQKLNVVILDFDDDKKRIALGLKQLTSHPWDSVDPNMNIGDKVKGKVVVMADYGAFVEIAPGVEGLIHVSEMSWSQHLRSAQEFLKVGDEIEAVILTLDRNERKMSLGIKQLKADPWQNIDDKYTVGSKHTAKVRNFTNFGVFVEIEEGVDGLIHISDLSWTKKIKHPAEFTAIDAEIEVVVLEIDKENRRLSLGHKQLEENPWDVFENLFTMDSVHEGTVVEVFDKGAVIALPYGVEGFVTPKHLVKEDGMMAKVDEKLMFKVIEFNKSAKKIIVSHSRVFEDEKKAAEAPVAKSESSSPKKAPRKQKSASEKTTLGDISQLQALKDEMEEKENKASKK, from the coding sequence ATAAAAGCAGAACACAAATCTCCGGCAACTGCTGAGGAATTTGACTGGGATGCTTTTGAAAGTGAAGAAAAACGTACATCTCCCAAGTACAAGCAGTTAGAATCACTTTATGATGAGACGCTCTCAACTGTTGCCGTTGATGAGGTAGTAATAGGTACCGTTATTCAGATGACATCACGCGAAGTTGTTATCAATATCGGATACAAATCGGAAGGTGTTGTAAGTTTGAACGAATTCCGTTATAACCCTAATCTGAAAGTTGGTGATAAAGTAGAAGTTTATGTAGAGAGCCAGGAAGACAAAAAAGGTCAGTTACTGCTATCTCATAAGAAGGCACGCGCTATCAACTCATGGGACAGGGTTAATGCATCACTCGAAAAAGACGAGATCATTACAGGTTACATCAAGTGTCGTACAAAAGGTGGTATGATAGTAGATGTTTTTGGCATCGAAGCATTCCTTCCGGGTTCGCAGATAGATGTTAAACCAATCCGCGACTATGATGTATTTGTTGGAAAAACAATGGAGTTCAAGGTTGTAAAGATCAATCAGGAATTCAAAAACGTTGTTGTTTCTCACAAAGCTCTTATCGAAGCTGAACTTGAACAGCAGAAGAAAGAGATTATTGCAAAACTCGAAAAAGGACAGGTTCTTGAAGGAACTGTTAAAAATATCACATCATATGGTGTATTTATCGATCTTGGTGGTGTTGACGGTCTTATTCACATTACTGACCTTTCATGGGGCCGGGTTAATCATCCTGAAGAGATTGTTCAGCTCGACCAGAAACTCAATGTTGTTATCCTCGATTTCGATGATGACAAGAAGAGAATCGCTCTTGGTCTGAAACAGCTTACTTCTCATCCATGGGATTCAGTTGATCCGAACATGAATATCGGCGATAAAGTTAAAGGTAAGGTTGTTGTTATGGCTGACTATGGTGCTTTTGTTGAAATAGCACCTGGTGTTGAAGGTCTTATTCACGTTTCTGAAATGTCATGGTCACAGCATCTGCGCAGTGCTCAGGAATTCCTGAAAGTTGGTGATGAGATTGAAGCAGTTATACTTACACTCGACCGTAACGAAAGAAAAATGTCACTGGGTATCAAACAGCTTAAAGCTGATCCATGGCAGAATATCGATGACAAATATACAGTTGGTTCAAAACATACTGCAAAAGTCAGGAACTTTACCAACTTCGGTGTGTTTGTAGAAATAGAAGAAGGTGTTGATGGTTTAATTCATATATCTGATCTTTCATGGACAAAGAAAATCAAACATCCTGCTGAATTTACAGCTATTGATGCCGAGATCGAAGTTGTTGTTCTTGAAATTGATAAAGAAAACAGACGTCTCAGCCTTGGTCACAAACAACTCGAGGAGAACCCATGGGATGTATTCGAAAATCTCTTTACCATGGATTCAGTACATGAAGGTACCGTCGTTGAAGTATTCGACAAAGGTGCTGTTATAGCTCTTCCTTATGGTGTTGAAGGTTTTGTTACTCCAAAACATCTTGTGAAAGAGGACGGAATGATGGCTAAGGTTGATGAGAAATTAATGTTCAAAGTGATTGAATTTAATAAGTCAGCCAAGAAAATCATCGTTTCACACAGCAGAGTTTTTGAAGATGAGAAGAAAGCTGCCGAGGCTCCAGTAGCCAAGTCAGAGTCATCTTCACCTAAGAAAGCTCCGAGAAAGCAGAAGTCAGCTTCAGAGAAAACAACACTTGGTGATATCTCTCAGCTTCAGGCTTTAAAAGATGAAATGGAAGAAAAAGAGAATAAAGCTTCCAAGAAATAG
- a CDS encoding UDP-glucose/GDP-mannose dehydrogenase family protein has protein sequence MRIIVVGTGYVGLVTGACFAESGVNVTCVDNNLEKIRLLQDGAVPIYEPGLESIIRRNVEKKRLNFTTELKEGLDGAEVIFVAVGTPPGEDGSADLKHVLEVAREIGSVITNHIVVVTKSTVPVGTSEKIRKAIKGELERRKADIPFDMASNPEFLKEGAAVEDFLKPERIVIGIDNDKTAEIMKRLYMPFVLNNHPILFMDIASAEITKYAANAMLATRISFINEIANLCDILGADINHVRKGIGSDSRIGSKFIYPGSGYGGSCFPKDVKAIIKTAHDNGYELNVIKAVEKANEYQKNIIFRKMNGYFKNDLKNKVIGIWGIAFKPKTDDIREASSLVLIEQLLEAGARIKTYDPAAMNEAKKLLGNKVEFCSDPYEAVEGADAMALMTEWSEFHLPEFARMADLMKNKVIFDGRNIYDPAELKRLGFMYYGIGRR, from the coding sequence ATGAGGATTATTGTTGTAGGTACAGGCTATGTTGGATTAGTTACCGGAGCCTGTTTCGCGGAGAGTGGAGTAAATGTAACATGCGTTGACAATAATCTCGAAAAGATAAGGCTATTACAGGATGGTGCTGTTCCAATATACGAACCCGGACTTGAGAGCATAATCAGAAGAAATGTTGAAAAGAAGCGACTTAACTTCACAACTGAACTAAAAGAGGGACTTGACGGAGCCGAGGTTATTTTTGTTGCAGTAGGCACTCCTCCCGGAGAAGACGGATCTGCTGACCTGAAACACGTTCTCGAAGTTGCACGCGAGATTGGAAGTGTAATTACAAATCACATTGTGGTGGTAACTAAGAGTACTGTCCCTGTAGGTACATCAGAAAAAATAAGAAAAGCAATTAAGGGGGAACTCGAAAGAAGGAAAGCAGATATCCCTTTCGATATGGCATCAAATCCCGAATTTCTTAAAGAAGGAGCTGCTGTTGAAGATTTTCTTAAACCCGAGAGAATTGTAATCGGGATAGATAATGATAAGACAGCAGAAATAATGAAGCGTCTGTACATGCCATTTGTCCTGAACAATCACCCGATTTTATTCATGGATATAGCTTCCGCAGAAATAACCAAATATGCTGCCAATGCTATGCTGGCTACGCGTATCAGCTTCATAAACGAAATTGCAAATCTATGTGATATTCTCGGTGCTGATATTAACCATGTGAGGAAAGGTATCGGAAGTGATTCAAGAATCGGAAGCAAATTTATTTATCCTGGTTCCGGTTATGGTGGATCATGCTTCCCAAAAGATGTTAAAGCTATAATTAAGACTGCTCATGATAATGGCTATGAACTGAATGTCATTAAAGCAGTTGAGAAGGCTAACGAATATCAGAAGAACATCATCTTCAGAAAGATGAATGGTTATTTCAAAAATGATCTTAAGAATAAAGTGATTGGCATTTGGGGTATAGCGTTTAAGCCAAAAACAGACGATATAAGGGAGGCTTCATCACTTGTACTCATCGAACAGCTTCTCGAAGCCGGTGCAAGAATCAAGACATATGATCCGGCTGCGATGAATGAAGCAAAGAAACTGCTGGGAAATAAAGTTGAGTTCTGTTCAGATCCTTACGAAGCTGTTGAAGGCGCTGATGCTATGGCGCTTATGACTGAATGGTCTGAGTTTCATCTGCCGGAATTTGCAAGGATGGCTGATTTAATGAAGAACAAGGTGATATTTGATGGAAGAAACATATATGATCCTGCCGAATTAAAAAGGCTTGGGTTTATGTATTACGGAATTGGGAGACGTTGA
- the rfbA gene encoding glucose-1-phosphate thymidylyltransferase RfbA — protein MKGIILAGGSGTRLHPITSAISKQMLPVYDKPMIYYPLSVLMLAGIREILIISTPRDLPGFRSLLGDGKSLGLNFSYKEQPSPDGLAQAFILGEEFIGNDTVCMILGDNIFYGHGFGDALLKTAELKKGACVFGYYVTDPERYGVVEFDNTRKVISIEEKPLKPKSNYAVTGLYFYDNTVVKKAKALKPSPRGELEITDLNRVFLEEGTLEIKLMGRGMAWLDTGTYESLLQAANFIATLEQRQGLKASCIEEIAYKRGFINKNQLLEIAEPIKKSQYGQYLIRIANEDINVFEGLK, from the coding sequence ATGAAAGGAATTATTCTTGCAGGAGGCTCGGGAACGCGACTTCATCCGATTACGAGCGCTATTTCAAAACAGATGCTGCCGGTATATGATAAGCCAATGATATATTATCCATTATCTGTGCTTATGCTTGCCGGGATCAGGGAAATACTTATTATCTCAACTCCCCGCGATCTTCCGGGATTCAGGAGTTTATTGGGTGACGGAAAATCTCTGGGTCTGAATTTCAGTTACAAAGAACAACCTTCACCGGATGGACTGGCACAGGCATTTATCCTTGGTGAAGAATTTATCGGGAACGACACAGTATGTATGATACTTGGGGATAATATTTTTTATGGTCATGGCTTTGGCGATGCACTCCTGAAAACAGCAGAACTGAAAAAAGGTGCTTGTGTATTTGGATACTATGTAACAGATCCTGAGAGATATGGAGTTGTTGAGTTTGATAATACAAGAAAGGTTATAAGCATTGAAGAAAAACCATTGAAACCAAAGTCAAACTATGCTGTTACCGGACTGTATTTTTATGATAATACTGTTGTAAAAAAGGCAAAAGCGCTCAAACCATCACCACGCGGAGAACTCGAAATAACAGATTTGAACAGGGTTTTCCTGGAAGAAGGTACACTTGAAATAAAACTGATGGGCAGAGGAATGGCATGGCTCGATACCGGTACTTATGAAAGTTTATTACAAGCTGCTAATTTTATTGCCACACTCGAACAGAGACAAGGTCTGAAAGCATCATGCATTGAAGAAATTGCTTACAAAAGAGGATTTATCAATAAGAATCAGCTGCTTGAAATTGCTGAACCTATCAAAAAAAGTCAATATGGTCAATATCTCATAAGGATAGCAAATGAGGATATAAATGTATTTGAAGGGCTTAAATAA
- a CDS encoding STAS domain-containing protein, with protein sequence MDFNIESRNNSTVIQIQSEKLDTHIAPALKSELVLVSGKGEKNIILDLEKCQYCDSSGLSAILVANRLCKNAGGTFVLCGLNEAVERLITISQLDTVLTITGTVDDAQKMIS encoded by the coding sequence ATGGATTTCAATATTGAAAGCCGGAATAACAGCACTGTAATTCAGATACAGTCGGAAAAACTTGATACGCACATTGCTCCTGCACTTAAGTCGGAGCTTGTGCTTGTTTCAGGCAAGGGAGAGAAGAATATCATCCTTGATCTTGAAAAATGTCAGTACTGCGACTCATCGGGACTAAGTGCCATACTGGTAGCCAACAGACTTTGCAAAAATGCTGGTGGTACATTCGTTCTCTGCGGACTTAATGAAGCAGTAGAACGTCTTATCACTATTTCTCAGCTCGATACCGTTCTCACGATTACAGGAACGGTTGATGATGCTCAGAAAATGATATCTTAA